Within Corynebacterium jeddahense, the genomic segment GCACGAACGCGGTGCCGTAGCGCAGCTTCACGGCCTGACCGGCGCGCAGCACCTTCTCCGTCAGTCCCACGACGGTGGCGTGGAACTCGCGCACGTTCTCCGGCCGGGTGCCCGCGGCGAGCAGGTCGCCGCGGGTGAGGTCGATCTCGTCGGCGAGGCGCAGCGCGATGGAATCCCCGGCGCGGGCGCTGTCCACCGGCCCGTCGGAGGTGTCGATGCCGGCGACGCTGGTGGTGCGCCCGTGCGGGGCGAGGATCTCGTCGCCGACCGAAATGGCACCGGCGTTGACGCGGCCGGCGTAGGCGCGGTAGTCGGAGGCGTGCTCGCGGAGCACGACCTGGATGTTGAAGCGGAAGTCGAGGTCGTCGGCGCGGCCGTGGTTGACCGGGATGGTCTCGAGGAGCTCGAGCACGGTCGGGCCGGCGTACCAGGGCGTCTCGGCGGACGGCTCGGCGACGTTGTCGCCCTTGAGCGCCGAGATGGGCACGACGTGCGGGTCCTCGATGCCCAGCTCCGCGGCCTTGGCGTCGAACTCCGCCTTGATCTCGTTGAAGGTCTCCTCGGAGTAGCCGACGAGGTCGATCTTGTTCACCGCGAGGATGACGGTGCGCACGCCGAGGAGCTTGGCCACGGTGAGGTGGCGCACCGTCTGCTCGACGACGCCGTTGCGGGCGTCGACGAGGAGCACGACAACCTGCGAGGTGGACATGCCGGTGACGGTGTTGCGGGTGTACTGCACGTGGCCGGGCGTGTCGGCGAGGATGAACGTGCGCTTGTCGGTGGCGAAGTAGCGGTAGGCCACGTCGATGGTGATGCCCTGCTCGCGTTCGGCCCGGAGGCCGTCGACAAGCAGGCTCAAATCGAGGCCCTCGAAGCCGCGGTCGGCGGAGGTGCGCTCGACGGCGGCGAGCTGGTCCGCGAGCACGGACTTCGTGTCGTGCAGGAGGCGGCCGACGAAGGT encodes:
- a CDS encoding sulfate adenylyltransferase subunit 1, which codes for MTAPTTTSGAPAATASDALAARETLRLCTAGSVDDGKSTFVGRLLHDTKSVLADQLAAVERTSADRGFEGLDLSLLVDGLRAEREQGITIDVAYRYFATDKRTFILADTPGHVQYTRNTVTGMSTSQVVVLLVDARNGVVEQTVRHLTVAKLLGVRTVILAVNKIDLVGYSEETFNEIKAEFDAKAAELGIEDPHVVPISALKGDNVAEPSAETPWYAGPTVLELLETIPVNHGRADDLDFRFNIQVVLREHASDYRAYAGRVNAGAISVGDEILAPHGRTTSVAGIDTSDGPVDSARAGDSIALRLADEIDLTRGDLLAAGTRPENVREFHATVVGLTEKVLRAGQAVKLRYGTAFVRARVASVDRVLDLDGPAGDNTAPEAVALNEIAHVTIQTADELPVEDYAARGAVGNFLLVDQSSGNTLAAGLVGTRLR